In Acinetobacter piscicola, a single window of DNA contains:
- a CDS encoding aldehyde dehydrogenase family protein, with translation MNTDLLIHGERIQGAGEAVAVLNPATEDIITRVNSATAEQVQQAVNAAKTAFQIWKNTDDEELKANLLKIAAGIEAERDSLAALITQEQGKPLFLANAEVHLGLQWIQYIAQLDIPVEHYTEASGKQIQVFNRPLGVVASVTPWNWPFMIAIWHLLPALRTKNTVVIKPSEYTPLSTIRLVEIMNSVLPKGVCNIVLGKGDVGKLLTEHPDVNKVVFTGSTKTGKFILGSSVDTLKSVVLELGGNDVGIVLNDVNVDQVAEKLFQSSFLNAGQTCACLKRLYVHADIYDALTQKIAAIADQQTVGNGLDQQTSFGPVQNKMQYQKVKDLLADALDKGAKVLNVGAKHPEKGYFISPTVVVDIQDGVALVDDEQFGPVLPIVKYTDIEQVLRVTNQSEFGLGGSVWSNDLDKAQSIAARMQTGSVWVNSHGDLSPEAAFGGWKQSGLGYSFGLGGLLQFTHKQSIHVSKLG, from the coding sequence ATGAATACTGATCTCCTCATTCATGGTGAACGAATTCAAGGTGCAGGTGAAGCTGTGGCTGTGCTTAATCCAGCAACTGAAGATATCATTACTCGCGTAAATTCAGCGACAGCAGAGCAGGTACAGCAGGCAGTGAATGCCGCAAAAACAGCATTCCAAATTTGGAAAAATACTGATGATGAAGAACTTAAAGCAAATTTACTGAAAATTGCTGCAGGTATTGAAGCAGAACGGGACAGTCTTGCGGCCTTAATTACACAGGAGCAAGGTAAGCCTTTATTTTTAGCCAACGCAGAGGTGCATTTAGGTCTGCAATGGATTCAATATATTGCTCAGCTTGATATTCCCGTAGAACATTATACAGAAGCCTCTGGCAAACAAATTCAGGTCTTTAATCGTCCATTGGGGGTAGTGGCTTCAGTGACGCCTTGGAACTGGCCATTTATGATTGCAATTTGGCATTTGTTGCCTGCATTGCGTACCAAAAATACAGTGGTCATTAAGCCGTCAGAATATACGCCGTTAAGTACCATTCGTTTGGTGGAAATTATGAATTCAGTATTGCCAAAAGGTGTGTGTAATATTGTCTTAGGTAAAGGTGATGTAGGTAAATTGTTGACAGAACACCCTGATGTGAACAAAGTTGTTTTCACAGGTTCAACCAAAACAGGAAAATTCATTTTAGGCAGTTCAGTAGACACTTTAAAAAGTGTTGTATTAGAACTCGGTGGAAACGATGTCGGTATTGTTTTGAATGATGTGAATGTGGATCAGGTTGCAGAGAAACTTTTCCAATCTTCATTCTTAAATGCAGGGCAAACTTGCGCATGCCTAAAACGCCTTTATGTACATGCGGATATTTATGACGCATTGACCCAAAAAATAGCAGCGATTGCAGACCAGCAAACGGTAGGAAATGGTTTGGATCAGCAAACCAGCTTTGGGCCTGTACAAAACAAGATGCAATATCAGAAAGTCAAAGACTTGCTTGCAGACGCGTTAGACAAAGGTGCAAAAGTTTTAAATGTAGGCGCAAAGCATCCCGAAAAAGGCTATTTCATTTCACCGACAGTGGTTGTCGATATTCAAGATGGTGTGGCTTTGGTGGATGATGAGCAGTTTGGTCCAGTGCTGCCAATCGTAAAATATACAGATATTGAACAAGTATTACGTGTAACCAATCAAAGTGAGTTTGGTTTAGGTGGCTCTGTTTGGAGCAATGACTTAGACAAAGCGCAAAGCATTGCAGCACGTATGCAAACGGGCTCCGTATGGGTGAATAGTCACGGCGATTTATCACCTGAAGCTGCGTTCGGTGGTTGGAAACAGTCAGGTTTGGGCTATAGCTTTGGCTTGGGAGGTCTGTTGCAGTTTACCCATAAGCAATCGATTCATGTGAGTAAATTGGGATAA
- a CDS encoding SDR family NAD(P)-dependent oxidoreductase: MNRQKIVIVTGASGGIGFEIAKTYINRGDNVIGTGLNLDKLVNAHKALGNAENFHYLAGDISQQKTVEELFQFAQAKFSRVDVVVHNAGIFIGKPVTEYSETDINSMIDINLRSFIYISQAVAKNMATIGGKLVVITAALAIQPNAKQPALLPILTKSGLNGAVKGLALELAPLNIQVNAVAPGLIETPMHGANEEVRNALKGMSPMHQVGQPADIANAVLYLTDSSFVTGTILPVDGGSTSGVW; encoded by the coding sequence ATGAATCGTCAAAAAATAGTGATTGTCACAGGTGCTTCAGGTGGTATTGGTTTTGAAATTGCCAAAACATATATAAATCGTGGTGACAACGTGATTGGTACAGGTTTAAATCTTGATAAATTAGTCAATGCACATAAAGCCTTAGGCAATGCTGAAAACTTTCACTATCTTGCAGGAGATATTTCTCAACAAAAAACGGTAGAAGAGCTTTTCCAGTTTGCTCAAGCAAAATTTTCACGCGTCGATGTTGTTGTCCATAATGCAGGTATTTTTATCGGTAAGCCTGTAACGGAATATAGTGAAACTGATATCAACAGTATGATTGATATCAATTTACGCAGTTTTATCTATATCTCTCAAGCTGTTGCTAAAAATATGGCAACAATTGGTGGAAAACTTGTTGTGATTACAGCAGCCTTAGCAATTCAACCCAATGCGAAGCAACCTGCATTACTCCCAATTTTAACCAAAAGTGGCTTAAATGGCGCAGTCAAAGGATTGGCTTTAGAGCTTGCTCCACTGAATATTCAAGTGAATGCTGTTGCTCCTGGTCTGATTGAAACACCGATGCATGGTGCAAATGAAGAAGTGAGAAATGCTTTAAAAGGCATGTCTCCGATGCATCAAGTTGGACAACCTGCTGATATTGCCAATGCGGTTCTATATCTTACAGATTCTAGCTTTGTCACTGGCACGATTTTACCTGTCGATGGTGGTTCTACTTCAGGTGTTTGGTAA
- a CDS encoding transporter, whose translation MNRQMLHKGLLTALFLLPLQGHALDIDAQDYRRAPNGTNIFLLYGQYANRDAYYAGSDKVNNGELESQIGIGRFVHYSEIGGIKMAQQFLVPFGKLKASGDSAALGESSGVLGDIILANTFWLIDKPQDKYLGFTPFFSFPTGSYKDENALNIGENRFKTILQASYLQYWNERFGTDLTADVTFYGDNKDDVKGRIEQDMGYQLQADVFYNLNPKFTLSAGVSYMDAGDTTVQGIDHAASTQSKLWAGTTYNINQRSNVLMTVGRDIDVENTFKENFRFNFRYVYIF comes from the coding sequence ATGAATAGACAAATGCTACATAAAGGACTGCTAACTGCTCTGTTTTTATTGCCGCTACAAGGACATGCTTTGGATATTGATGCACAGGATTATCGCCGTGCGCCTAATGGAACCAATATTTTTTTGCTGTATGGGCAATATGCAAATCGAGATGCTTATTACGCAGGCAGTGATAAAGTTAATAATGGGGAATTGGAATCACAAATCGGAATTGGTCGTTTTGTGCATTATTCCGAAATTGGTGGTATCAAAATGGCTCAACAGTTTCTTGTGCCTTTTGGTAAATTAAAAGCATCGGGTGATAGTGCGGCTTTAGGAGAATCATCAGGTGTTTTAGGCGATATCATTTTGGCCAATACTTTTTGGTTGATTGATAAACCACAGGATAAATACCTTGGTTTTACGCCTTTTTTCAGCTTTCCTACAGGAAGCTACAAAGATGAAAATGCTTTAAATATTGGCGAAAATCGTTTTAAAACCATACTCCAAGCCAGTTATTTACAGTATTGGAATGAAAGATTTGGTACCGATTTAACTGCAGATGTGACCTTTTATGGTGATAACAAAGATGATGTCAAAGGAAGAATTGAACAGGATATGGGATATCAGTTACAAGCTGATGTTTTCTATAATTTAAATCCTAAATTTACTTTGAGTGCAGGCGTGTCTTATATGGATGCAGGGGATACGACTGTTCAGGGTATTGATCATGCTGCGAGCACGCAGTCTAAGCTATGGGCAGGTACGACTTATAATATCAATCAACGTTCAAATGTGTTGATGACTGTGGGTCGTGATATTGATGTTGAGAATACCTTTAAAGAAAATTTTCGTTTTAATTTCAGATATGTGTACATCTTTTAA
- a CDS encoding p-hydroxyphenylacetate 3-hydroxylase oxygenase component has translation MENTMDFNTSMVSTELSDSTQSEIKMFYTEAKSVSSETPMLEKIKQILPQIAANAEKAEQLRQVPDENIALLKSIGLHRAFQPKVYGGLEMSLPEFANCIVTLAGACAGTAWAFSLLCTHSHQIAMFPKQLQDEIWLANPDATASSSIAPFGKVEEVEGGVKLSGDYGWSSGCDHAEYAIVGFNRFDAEGQKIYSFGVIPRKDYVIHDNWFAGAIKGSGSKQLQIRDLFIPEYRIQKAKDMMEGKSAGFGLYPDSKIFYSPYRPYFASGFSAVSLGVAERMLEAFKEKQKTRIRAYTGANLGASTPALMRLAESTHQVAAARAFLEKTWEDHRVHGENKIYPNAETLAFWRTNQAYAVKMCIEAVDRLFAAAGATSWLDGQELQRLFRDSHMTGAHAYTDYDVCAQILGRELMGLEPDPTMV, from the coding sequence ATGGAAAATACAATGGATTTTAATACCAGTATGGTGAGCACTGAGCTGAGTGACTCGACTCAAAGTGAGATTAAGATGTTTTATACAGAAGCAAAATCTGTGTCATCTGAAACGCCTATGTTGGAAAAAATAAAACAAATTTTGCCACAAATTGCAGCGAATGCTGAAAAAGCAGAGCAACTGCGTCAAGTCCCTGACGAAAATATTGCGCTGCTCAAAAGTATTGGATTACATCGTGCATTTCAACCCAAAGTATATGGTGGTTTGGAAATGAGCCTGCCTGAATTTGCAAATTGTATTGTGACGCTTGCAGGTGCATGTGCGGGGACGGCTTGGGCATTTAGTTTGTTATGTACACACAGCCATCAAATTGCAATGTTTCCAAAGCAATTACAAGATGAAATTTGGTTAGCAAATCCTGATGCAACAGCAAGTAGTTCCATTGCGCCTTTTGGTAAAGTTGAGGAAGTCGAAGGTGGAGTGAAACTGTCTGGCGACTATGGCTGGAGCAGTGGATGTGACCATGCTGAATATGCCATTGTCGGTTTTAATCGTTTTGATGCCGAAGGTCAAAAAATCTATTCATTTGGTGTGATTCCTCGTAAAGATTATGTCATTCATGACAATTGGTTTGCAGGTGCGATAAAAGGAAGTGGCTCAAAACAATTACAGATCCGAGATTTATTTATTCCTGAATATCGAATTCAAAAAGCCAAAGACATGATGGAAGGAAAGTCGGCAGGATTTGGTTTATATCCAGACAGTAAAATATTTTATTCTCCATATCGTCCATACTTTGCCAGTGGTTTTTCTGCAGTCAGTTTGGGTGTTGCAGAACGTATGTTGGAAGCATTTAAAGAAAAACAAAAGACCCGAATCCGAGCATATACAGGTGCAAATTTAGGTGCATCTACGCCTGCGCTCATGCGTTTGGCTGAATCAACGCATCAGGTGGCTGCGGCACGTGCTTTCTTGGAAAAAACATGGGAAGACCATCGTGTACATGGGGAAAATAAAATTTATCCAAACGCAGAAACATTGGCATTTTGGCGTACCAACCAAGCCTATGCTGTGAAAATGTGTATTGAAGCAGTCGATCGTTTATTTGCTGCAGCAGGTGCAACCAGTTGGTTAGATGGACAAGAATTACAGCGTTTATTCCGTGATTCACATATGACAGGGGCACATGCTTATACTGATTATGATGTATGTGCACAAATTTTGGGTCGTGAGTTGATGGGTCTTGAACCAGATCCAACGATGGTTTAA
- a CDS encoding Bcr/CflA family multidrug efflux MFS transporter, which translates to MNEFIKKQSKLLIVLLSALVAFGPLSIDMYLPALPSIAHDLNSTVAATQKTITIFLLGFSIGMLIYGPLSDRFGRKKLLLIGMVLYVSATLGCIFSQHIEQLLLFRFLQAMGGASASVLARALVRDLFNNQEIPKILSLMHIITMIATLVAPLAGAIIIQYFNWTGIFIFLFIYSLLCMVWVNFQIDAPPPRRIQMSLIDNYLSVLKNRYAWGFILCNSFSFGGMFAYITASSFVFIHYYGFSPQQYSGLFALNIFSIIIFTSINSRALRRYTAFQLLKIMSIISAIAGVYLATITLFKLTSVQFLIPGLMIFVGVTGAIGANSIANLLKLLPQQAGTASGLAVSLQFLMGALLSYIVSLLFRNNDPTAMNLVICIAGLLCSISLYLFCRGYKEHSLDAQYTELKR; encoded by the coding sequence ATGAATGAATTTATAAAGAAACAATCTAAGCTCCTGATTGTACTACTCAGTGCCTTAGTCGCATTTGGACCTTTATCAATTGACATGTACCTTCCAGCACTACCATCAATAGCACATGACTTAAATTCAACTGTCGCAGCAACACAGAAAACCATCACCATTTTTTTATTGGGTTTTAGTATCGGCATGCTGATTTATGGTCCACTCTCAGACCGTTTCGGTCGAAAAAAGCTTTTATTAATTGGGATGGTACTGTACGTATCCGCAACTTTAGGCTGTATTTTTTCACAGCATATTGAACAGCTACTTTTATTTCGATTTTTGCAAGCAATGGGAGGCGCGAGCGCATCTGTATTAGCACGTGCCCTTGTTCGAGATTTATTTAACAATCAAGAAATTCCTAAAATACTCTCGCTCATGCATATTATTACTATGATTGCGACTCTCGTTGCTCCACTTGCAGGCGCAATCATTATTCAATATTTTAATTGGACGGGTATTTTTATTTTTCTATTCATTTATTCTTTACTGTGTATGGTTTGGGTGAATTTTCAAATTGATGCACCGCCACCAAGGCGCATTCAGATGAGTTTGATAGACAACTATTTGAGCGTTTTAAAAAATCGTTATGCATGGGGCTTTATATTATGTAATAGCTTCTCATTTGGTGGCATGTTTGCCTACATTACAGCGTCTTCTTTTGTATTTATTCATTATTACGGGTTTAGTCCACAACAGTATTCAGGCTTATTTGCGCTGAATATCTTTTCAATCATTATTTTTACCAGCATCAATAGTCGAGCTTTACGTCGCTATACCGCATTTCAATTATTAAAAATCATGTCAATAATTTCAGCGATCGCAGGTGTTTATTTAGCAACCATTACTCTGTTTAAACTGACATCCGTACAATTTTTAATTCCTGGTTTAATGATTTTCGTTGGCGTCACAGGTGCGATTGGTGCCAATTCTATTGCCAATCTGCTTAAACTTTTGCCACAACAAGCAGGTACAGCATCGGGTCTAGCAGTGTCGCTGCAATTTCTCATGGGCGCATTGTTAAGCTATATCGTCAGTCTTTTATTTCGCAATAATGATCCCACTGCAATGAATTTAGTGATTTGTATTGCTGGATTACTCTGCTCGATCAGTCTATATTTATTTTGTCGAGGCTATAAAGAGCATTCATTAGATGCTCAATACACTGAACTCAAGAGGTAA
- a CDS encoding LysR family transcriptional regulator has product MNRHFDDLQIGSLEIFCLTVELGSFTAAAVSLGLTPAAVSRSISRIEERLGAKLFVRTTRQLRVTEEGKNYYYHCRKALEYLIDAESLISGKQQELSGTLRISVPTAYAHYKLLPNLYHFSEQYPKLKFEIHVSNQNVDLIAQDYDLAIRGNYLPDSGLIARKLEDAALCIVATPNYLKKHPAPLHPRELKDHECIQFEIPSTGKSAMWTFYESGAEISVAVQGRMLCQDDYLSTLTLVKTGVGLMQVYRFTVENELKQGSLVEVLQEYNQTSRPFYLLYAQAKYQPLKVRVFMDYLLSSVY; this is encoded by the coding sequence ATGAACCGACATTTCGATGATTTACAAATTGGTAGTTTAGAAATTTTTTGTTTAACTGTAGAGCTAGGAAGTTTTACAGCGGCAGCAGTGTCGTTAGGGTTGACGCCTGCGGCTGTCAGTCGGTCGATTTCACGTATTGAGGAACGTCTCGGGGCAAAATTATTTGTTCGAACAACAAGGCAATTGCGGGTCACAGAGGAGGGTAAGAATTATTATTATCATTGTAGAAAAGCACTTGAATATTTAATTGATGCAGAAAGTTTGATTTCTGGTAAGCAGCAAGAACTATCAGGAACGTTGCGTATCAGTGTCCCGACAGCCTATGCCCACTATAAATTACTACCTAATTTGTATCATTTTTCTGAGCAATATCCAAAGCTTAAGTTTGAAATTCATGTCAGCAATCAAAATGTTGATTTGATTGCACAAGATTATGATCTCGCGATTCGAGGAAATTATTTACCTGACTCTGGTCTTATTGCTCGCAAGTTGGAAGATGCCGCACTCTGTATTGTTGCGACACCAAACTATTTAAAAAAACATCCTGCACCTTTACACCCAAGGGAATTAAAAGATCATGAATGTATTCAATTTGAAATTCCGAGCACAGGTAAATCAGCAATGTGGACATTTTATGAATCAGGTGCTGAAATTTCTGTTGCAGTTCAAGGACGGATGTTATGTCAAGATGATTATTTATCGACTTTAACTTTGGTCAAAACAGGGGTTGGTTTAATGCAAGTCTATCGGTTTACCGTTGAAAATGAGTTAAAACAAGGGAGTTTGGTCGAGGTCTTGCAGGAGTATAATCAGACCTCAAGACCATTTTATTTGCTCTATGCACAAGCAAAGTATCAACCTTTAAAAGTAAGAGTATTTATGGATTACCTCTTGAGTTCAGTGTATTGA
- the hpaA gene encoding 4-hydroxyphenylacetate catabolism regulatory protein HpaA — protein sequence MSQSYIPNIKLGEVYDQKYINSDVYYEELVKLQEFFGLNVLAHRHDGYFQIHFVTKGSVRVFLDDVKYVYDAPVCFMTPPSVVHAFITDPICEGHVLTVQQNIIWPLLHNELKVQHVAPLCISTQSLDPSYHADLQQLQSYFDDIEIEFKHNKSNRLAALKSLVSLIFIQIMRFNDVTTPQLNNNNGDLKFFRQFNQLVENHFNEHWSLQQYAEKLAITETRLNDICRRIANISSKKLIFYRLMQEAKRLLIFSDSSINSICYELGFKDPAYFSRFFIRHAGMPPSDYRQHHLNTSDESYE from the coding sequence ATGAGTCAGTCATATATTCCCAATATTAAATTGGGTGAAGTGTACGATCAAAAGTACATTAACTCGGATGTGTATTATGAAGAGCTGGTGAAGCTACAAGAATTTTTTGGGCTGAATGTATTGGCTCATCGTCACGATGGCTATTTTCAAATTCACTTCGTGACCAAAGGTTCTGTACGAGTGTTTTTAGATGATGTGAAATATGTCTATGATGCTCCCGTTTGCTTTATGACCCCGCCCTCGGTCGTACATGCTTTTATCACTGACCCCATTTGTGAAGGACATGTTTTAACTGTTCAGCAGAATATCATTTGGCCTTTATTACACAATGAACTTAAAGTTCAGCATGTCGCACCTTTATGCATTTCAACACAATCTTTAGACCCATCCTATCATGCCGATTTACAACAACTTCAAAGCTATTTTGATGATATTGAAATTGAATTTAAGCACAATAAATCTAATCGATTAGCTGCTTTAAAAAGTTTAGTGAGTTTGATTTTTATTCAAATTATGCGCTTTAACGATGTCACTACGCCGCAGCTCAATAATAACAATGGAGATCTTAAATTTTTCCGTCAATTTAACCAGTTGGTTGAAAATCACTTTAATGAACATTGGTCATTACAGCAATATGCTGAAAAATTAGCGATTACAGAAACTCGGTTGAATGACATATGTCGTCGAATCGCCAATATTTCGTCTAAAAAATTAATTTTCTATCGGCTGATGCAAGAGGCAAAACGATTGTTAATTTTTTCAGACTCATCCATTAATTCAATTTGTTATGAATTGGGTTTTAAAGATCCAGCCTATTTCAGTCGCTTTTTCATTCGGCATGCAGGGATGCCCCCTTCAGACTATCGTCAACACCATCTAAATACATCTGATGAATCATATGAATGA
- a CDS encoding tautomerase family protein, translating into MPIVNIKVTDQSMSIEQKKALIEGATDLLVQVLNKPRETVDVIIDEINTNNWGVGGKMMSEILQSKQD; encoded by the coding sequence ATGCCAATCGTTAATATCAAAGTCACAGATCAGAGCATGAGTATAGAACAAAAGAAAGCACTGATTGAAGGTGCGACAGATTTATTGGTTCAAGTCTTAAATAAACCACGTGAAACAGTCGATGTCATCATTGATGAAATCAATACCAATAATTGGGGTGTCGGCGGAAAAATGATGAGTGAAATTTTGCAATCCAAGCAAGATTGA
- a CDS encoding p-hydroxyphenylacetate 3-hydroxylase reductase component, producing MNSMNIQIETGFDSKAFRRALGNFATGVTIMTAQNEQGEKVGVTANSFNSVSLDPPLILWSIDKRSSSFAVFAEATHFAVNILSADHIELSNQFARSKDDKYANVDFDLGAGNAPLLKECSAVFECERYNILEGGDHWIILGRVVNFQDNGRSPLLYHQGAYSSVLPHPSLNAKAENDAEIFPGRLYNNLYYLLTQAVRAYSNDYQPKQLASGFRTSEARMLLVLESKTATCKDDLIREVAMPLREIEQAAEILVRKGLLVDTGHAYELTEKGIKTAQMLYHIGESHQEDVFGHYSEQDKALFKNMLKDLIGI from the coding sequence ATGAACTCAATGAATATTCAAATCGAGACTGGCTTCGACTCAAAAGCTTTTCGCCGTGCACTGGGTAATTTTGCGACGGGTGTAACCATCATGACCGCACAAAATGAACAAGGTGAGAAAGTCGGTGTTACAGCCAATAGTTTTAACTCTGTTTCACTCGATCCACCGCTTATTTTGTGGAGTATAGACAAACGATCTTCAAGTTTTGCCGTTTTTGCTGAAGCGACACACTTTGCTGTAAATATTTTATCTGCTGATCATATTGAGCTATCAAATCAATTTGCTCGTTCAAAAGACGATAAATACGCTAACGTAGACTTTGATTTAGGGGCAGGCAATGCACCTTTATTAAAAGAATGTTCAGCAGTATTTGAATGCGAGCGTTATAATATTTTAGAAGGTGGAGACCATTGGATCATTCTTGGGCGAGTGGTGAATTTTCAAGACAATGGTCGTTCACCGTTGCTGTATCATCAAGGTGCATATTCTTCAGTATTGCCACATCCGAGTTTAAATGCGAAAGCTGAAAATGACGCGGAGATTTTCCCAGGTCGTTTATATAACAATCTGTATTATTTATTAACTCAAGCGGTTCGTGCCTATAGTAACGATTATCAACCTAAACAATTAGCATCAGGTTTTAGGACCAGCGAAGCGCGCATGTTGTTAGTTTTAGAAAGTAAAACTGCAACCTGTAAAGATGATTTAATTCGTGAGGTGGCTATGCCGCTGCGTGAAATTGAACAGGCAGCTGAAATCTTAGTACGTAAGGGCTTACTTGTAGATACAGGTCATGCTTATGAATTGACTGAAAAAGGCATAAAAACTGCTCAAATGCTTTATCATATTGGTGAAAGTCATCAAGAAGATGTCTTTGGTCATTACTCTGAACAAGACAAAGCGCTATTCAAAAATATGTTGAAAGATCTGATTGGGATTTAG
- a CDS encoding acyl-CoA dehydrogenase family protein, with protein sequence MLKNLSSQQLELRNRSRQFANDVLSQVNPAIKSLHTSRERFLATAPFYESLVKEGFLFNMIPQPFGGGATSCLDMAVMAEEFYAVDSNVSLTAFASILGLSPIFIAGNPQQAEKHLSIFLKKEGKPIAAFASSEPGGSANVNAPRPAVGLSTRIDAAKDGWVLNGSKQWVSSSCGWDNKGADLLCVSGRSELSETDDPEVSIVILPKENINIEVEDIFETVGHTAHITPRISLHDCHIPKDYLLGSLGQGKQIIEQAFTATAALVGVFAVGLMRAAFDFTLNYAKSENKGGLHRILDYQAVGYALSDAKMQIEAVRGLAYRACIAQDNNEKGAHELALCSKVYGSETAVKMITDLMRVVGVDSYNKDLPLSRYLMDALALPLFDGGNMGVRRNQYHQILMSDSYNSLDTLLE encoded by the coding sequence GTGTTAAAAAATCTATCAAGTCAGCAATTAGAACTAAGAAATCGATCAAGACAATTCGCCAATGATGTATTAAGTCAGGTGAATCCTGCTATCAAATCATTACACACATCTAGAGAGCGCTTTTTGGCAACAGCCCCTTTTTACGAATCTTTAGTGAAAGAAGGTTTTTTATTTAACATGATTCCACAACCTTTCGGTGGTGGTGCAACCAGTTGTTTAGACATGGCCGTCATGGCAGAAGAGTTTTATGCGGTCGATTCCAATGTTTCATTGACTGCTTTTGCAAGTATTTTGGGGCTTTCTCCTATTTTTATTGCAGGTAATCCTCAACAAGCTGAAAAGCATTTGAGCATATTCTTGAAAAAAGAGGGTAAGCCAATTGCAGCTTTTGCTTCCTCTGAACCAGGTGGTAGTGCCAATGTAAATGCACCTCGACCTGCAGTAGGTTTGAGTACGCGTATTGACGCTGCAAAAGATGGTTGGGTGCTGAATGGCTCAAAACAATGGGTGTCAAGCAGCTGTGGCTGGGACAATAAAGGTGCTGATTTACTGTGTGTTTCAGGCCGCTCTGAATTGAGTGAAACTGATGATCCAGAAGTTTCAATTGTGATTTTACCCAAAGAAAATATCAACATTGAAGTGGAGGACATCTTTGAAACGGTTGGACATACTGCACACATCACACCGCGTATTTCACTTCATGACTGTCATATTCCAAAGGATTATTTACTAGGAAGTCTAGGGCAAGGAAAGCAAATTATTGAGCAAGCCTTTACGGCAACAGCGGCATTGGTCGGTGTTTTTGCCGTGGGTTTAATGCGTGCAGCCTTTGATTTCACTTTGAATTACGCCAAGTCCGAAAACAAAGGCGGTTTACATCGAATTTTAGATTATCAAGCAGTGGGTTATGCACTGAGTGATGCAAAAATGCAAATTGAGGCTGTGCGTGGTTTGGCTTATCGCGCATGTATTGCACAAGATAACAATGAAAAAGGTGCGCATGAATTGGCATTGTGTTCAAAAGTTTATGGCTCGGAAACCGCTGTAAAAATGATTACAGATTTGATGCGTGTGGTTGGTGTGGATAGTTACAACAAGGACTTACCTTTGTCACGTTACCTGATGGATGCATTGGCGTTGCCATTATTCGATGGAGGCAATATGGGCGTACGTCGTAATCAATATCATCAAATTTTAATGTCAGACTCATACAACAGTTTGGATACCTTGTTGGAGTGA